TCCGGGCCACGTCAATCTGGACCTCATCACGGTCCGTCCCGTCGCGCAGTCCGCCCAGCACCTGCTGGCACGCGGTCCGCTGCGCGTGCGCGAAGACCCGCGCTGACGCCCTGGCGGCGCTCCGGCCGCCGGTTCCGCTACATCACCTGCGACTCGCCCGCGACGGCATCCGCCTCTTCGGCGATCGTGTCGGCGAAGGCGACCTTCGGCACCATGAAGAGCAGCGCCGCGGCGAGGAAGCCGCCCGCCGAGCAGATCGCCCACACCGCCATGTAGCCGCCGAGCGACGCCGCCGTCTCGCTGGCGACCGCGCCGACGCCCGCGGCGAGCACGACGCCGAACACGGCCGACGCGAACGTGCCGCCGATGGTCTTGGTCGTGTTCGTGAGGGCCGACGCGATGCCGGTCTGCCCGCGGGGGGCCGCGGCCGCGGCGGCGGCGGGCATGGCGCCGACGAGGGCGCCCGAGCCGATGCCGGCGATCATGAGGTTCATCAGCACCTGCCAGAACTCCTGGTGGAACGGGAGGAACAGCAGGTAGCCGATGCCGACGAGCGCGGCGGCGCCGATCAGGATCACGCGCGGGCTCGCCTTGCGCGAGGTCACCGCGAACAGGATCGCGCCGATGATGAGCGACACGAGGTAGATGCCGATGACGTTGGACCGGCCGGTGGCGTCCAGCCCCAGGCCGTAGCCGAGCGACGAGTCGGTGCCCGCGTACGTCGAGAGCGGGCCCTGGGCGCCGAGCAGGCTGATGCCGATGAGGAACGCCGTGGCCTGCACGGGCCACATCTCGGGGCGCCGCAGGACCCGGATGTCGATCGCGGGGTCCTCGTGGCGCAGCTCGAATCTCACGAACCACCAGAACACGCCGACGCCCGCAAGCAGCAGCACCGCGACCCACACCCAGGTGATGGCCGGCAGCGCGTACAGCCCGATCATCCGCATGTACACCAGAGCGCCGGTGACCAGCAGCAGCCCGCCGGTGAGGATCGCGAAGCCGGCGACGTCGAGGCGGCGACCCGGCAGCGGCTCGGATTCGGGCACCCCGAGCCAGATGACGAACGCGATGAGCGTCACGGCGATCGCGGGCATCATCAGCGTGAACGTCAGGTCGCCCCCACTGGCCGCGAAGA
This region of Microbacterium thalassium genomic DNA includes:
- a CDS encoding MFS transporter; amino-acid sequence: MSRASNAAARLRGSALGITAGLISWLILVEITSGILQGYYVPLFSDIVIHLGIRDGDVNWFEAAQLLLSSIVVPIMAKLGDMYGHKKVLLFATIVTAGATWWLAFTGTFWTFLLAWALQGFYVVWLPLEIALIFERGRRGEHGVSLTRRAAGLLVVGLEAGAIIGALAAGRVFAASGGDLTFTLMMPAIAVTLIAFVIWLGVPESEPLPGRRLDVAGFAILTGGLLLVTGALVYMRMIGLYALPAITWVWVAVLLLAGVGVFWWFVRFELRHEDPAIDIRVLRRPEMWPVQATAFLIGISLLGAQGPLSTYAGTDSSLGYGLGLDATGRSNVIGIYLVSLIIGAILFAVTSRKASPRVILIGAAALVGIGYLLFLPFHQEFWQVLMNLMIAGIGSGALVGAMPAAAAAAAPRGQTGIASALTNTTKTIGGTFASAVFGVVLAAGVGAVASETAASLGGYMAVWAICSAGGFLAAALLFMVPKVAFADTIAEEADAVAGESQVM